GGCACGACGAGGATTAGAGATGTTTGTTGACTCGAGTCGGccgttttttatttaaacgcGTGAGGCGGAACTGTGAGGAAAGTTTACGGATCGcaagattttgtttatttaacagatCTAAGACCCGCATTTCGCTTTTTAATTCTTCTAGAGCAACACATGCGCTTGTTATTCGTATATTTTGAGGTTTGGGTGATTTTAAACGGTTTAAGGGGTCATCATGAGAGTTTTAGAGAGGAATGTGGTTCGTCTGGCTGTTGTTCAGCATCTGCGGTCCGTTTACGGAATAAAAATCAAGAACTggaacaaaaacagaaacaaacagacttcGGCAAACTCGGTGAgttcaattaaaaatgatattatgTGATTTAACTGTCGATTTTATGTTGGATATATTACGGAAGCTGTTGTATGTAGTGTTTGTACTCTTACGCCCGTGTTTCACCACGTAACTAAGCTCCCTAACTAGACAGCAGCAGTTTTGGGCCTCATACTGACCGAGCTGGAGGCCATTAGATTCCAAGAAAGGCTGCGTCACGAATTAACacaaatatacatgtttttacTCTGTTTTATGTCACAATAACTATGCGTATTTAAATGATTTCCCAATGTTGTCCAGAAAGgccttgagagagagaagtgattGATATACTTGCACGGAtatcaaatcaaaatcaaatctctTTATTGTCACACATCATGTACACAAGTGTACTGATGGTGAAATTATTAGGTACAAAACTTTGAGCCATGGCAGTACAAGCAACAAGGTATGGAAAATGTAgaatatacatttacacaatatGCAGTACACACATTTCCATAATATACACATAGTACACTGTATTGTCAGGAGACTTATGGGTGAATGTGTagcatttatatataacatCCAGTGATGTATTCACAAATATAGATGTACACAAGATACACAAATGACATCGATATGCTATATTTATAATGTTCTTTATACATAATGCAGCCTTTTATATTAAAGCACATGACGTGTGAATAAGATCCTTTTTTCTAATGGCTATTTGCAGCTTTACTGACTTCAATAACTGCTGCTCAGCTCTGGGTTAATTTTGACACATATATACTCCGAGATAATTCATGATACAGATGATCGTGTGGCTTCTTTGCTTAGTTTTTCCACTGCTTTCCCCCTATGTGAAGTCTGCTGTGTTTCTGGGTGAAAAGTAAACAGTTCAAGGAGAAGTGCTGTTGATTTTCAAACACACAGAGctttatttgttcatgttttccCTACATGGAGAGCGGGTGGAAAGTATGTCCACAATTACCTGTGCGGGTTCAAACGGAGTCCAGCCCCTGAGGCTTTAACTCTCTGCCAAGCTGATGTAGATACTCCGCTCAGCTGACTTATTAACGGTTATTAGATCTAAAAGGTTCAGTAGAATGGTCCAATGCTGCTGAAATTACAAATTGTACGGTACGCCGACTAAATTGTGTAACAGAACATTAAAACAATGCTTGTTTATTTCTAGGTGAGGGTTTTTGGGGCCCCGCTTGAAAGTCTGCCACACTGTCATGTGCTAGACTACGGAGACTTGCCATGGTAAGAGATGCGTTTAGAAATTACTCTTCTAAATGATTCCAGAATTGTGTTGGGTTTCTTTGACTgtcatttgtgtgtattttcacTTCACAGTTTTATAGCAGATGTTTGCACAAGCCTGATGGACCATTTGGACACAGAGGGTCTCTTCAGGAAATCTGGTTCTGTCGTTCGGGTCAAAAGCCTCAGGGTGAGTCACTTATATCTTATGTCACAGGTGAGACTGTGACCGGTGGCATTATTTAACAGTGGTCGTATTGTTTGGACCCGTAGAGCAAACTGGACCAGGGTGAGGACTGCCTGTCCACTGCTGTCCCTCTGGACATCGCTGGACTTTTAAAACAGTTCTTCAGGGAACTCCCGGAGCCGGTTCTCACCGCAGACCTGCACAGTGCTTTCCTGAAGGTCCAGGAGCTGCCCACAGAAGAGGAGAGGACCTCCGGCACCCTTCTGCTGACCTGTGTTCTGCCCGAGAAGAATTTAAACACGCTGCGCTATTTCTTCAGTTTCCTCAGGAGCGTTTCTCTACGGTACGATGCCAAAAAGAGCAATTGTGCTGTTTTTCTCCAATCTATTGTTACGCTAATTGACGACTCTCCTTTCAATAGCCGTTTCTTTTCAAGAGGCTCTTTTGTGTCTAAACGCATGTCAAGTTTGTGTATTCCAcattgtgtgtttcagatgtgCTCAGAATAAGATGGACAGCAGTAATCTCTCTGTGATATTTGCTCCAAACCTCTTCCACTGTGGAGATGGAGTAGAGAAGATGAACAGCAGTACAGAGAAGAGACTAAAACATCAGGCCGCAGCTGTGCAGTGCCTCATCGACAACGCTGCAGCTCTGGGTAAACATCTCTTCAGTTCACAAACTCTTTAAGAGAGAGTTTCTTGCCTGTGTGATGTCACTTCACATGTTGTGTGGTTGTATGTAGGTGTGGTTCCTCAGTTCCTCATGGAGAAGGTTCCTGCGATGTTGGGCTGTGATGCTGGAATGTTCTCACCCTCTTCTGTGTCTCTAGAGGAGAACAACACTCACTCAGACATGAAGAAGAACAACAGACGCAGTTTAGGAGGTACATAGCTCAGAAGTGAAAGTTTACAGGGTCTGAGGTGAAGCACATGTCATGTAGACTTTGAGTTGAGTGGATTTGTCTTGTATTCCAGACGTGGTAAATGGAGCTCTGAATAAGTTTAAAACTAGTAGAACCCCAACAAATACCCCACAGTCTGACAGAGCAGGTGGGTAACAGATCAGACTTTACCGCACCGTCTGTCTCCACATGTACTGTCATTGCATCACAACTGCTTCAATGGCACTTTTCCCTCTTAATGCAATGAATTCATTCTTTAATGAACCCAATGAAAATCTTTTAGTGGATGAAATCCATCTTTCTGTACCCACTGGGGTATTACGGCTCTCGACTTGTTTGCTTCTTATTTATGTCTGTAACCGCATGAACACATTCTGTTTGTGTTGAAGAGGTTCTTCTGCTTTCTGTGGAAATGatctttgctctttttttcacaCACATGGCTGTTTGTTAGTCTGAAACTACATGTCTCTTCTGCCTGTTAAGCACTACCTGatggcaaaaaaatacaatgtgaaaGATCTGTTCATAATCAATTATAGTCAATGAAGTCTGTTTCATTCCATCAGTTTTCTCTTCTGCCACACCTGTCATCATGACTCCAAACTCGAAGCGTAAGCTGCCACAGGAGTCACACACTCACGGCTTCTCCAACAAGAAACGCAGATCCATCAAGAAGAACCTCGGTCTGGAGCTGCTCCCAAACGCTCTGTTTGGAGGAACATCCACACCTGGATCAGGTGAGTCAATTgtcattttgaatttcatggaCCGCTGTTACGCTCACCTCACATGCTGCAGTTGTATGTTAAATGCATGAGGATATTAACTTACGTGGAATTTGATTGCCTATTTCATTGGAATTTGATCTATATGTCAGCTGAAAAAAGTTGTCCAATATCAATCCTCTGCATTGGTATAGTTCTCGTGTTGGctgagaaaaatgtttttgtttgcttgtgATTGTGAAATTGTATAAATGCATATTGTTGAAACTTCTGTTTCAGCTCACAGTGCATCAGGAGTGCTGGACTTATCTCAGAACGCTTTACTGTCTTCAGTAGGCAGAAATACTCGTTCATCCCGGAGGAAAAGCAACAGGCTGCGAGGTCGCAGCGTCAGCAGGTACAACAcgtcacacacacgcatgcgtGTGCTGTCTACATATCTGCTGTATTTCTCTGTCATGcacaatttataaaacattgtaatTGGTTCATTTGATTTCAGAGTTGAATCAGGAAAGACGGGCTGTTTCTCCCCCAGATGTGCTAAAAAAGAGCCCTTAAGGAAATCTCTGCGTCTCCGCTTCAGTCTGGGCAAATCCAGCCGCGAGTCTGTAAGTTTAGATACAACCTCCACCAGAGACTGAACAATCCAACCTTAATCAACTGCTTAACCACCTTGAGTGCAGCAGTGATTTGCATGCGTTTAATCTGCATGATGCTATTgtcttatttgtttatgttatgcatatttatgaataatataGCACTTtgttaaagaaagaaatgttaactTGCACACATACTCTGATGGGAAAAACATTCTTTCAGTTTTGGCTCCATCTAGTGGCAGTTTAATGTAGGTACATGCTGCTGTTAGTGGTGTGCAGTCACTGTAGAGAATCTAACTTTAAATAGTGTGTATTATATTAAGATGCTGAAGAAATGAGAAATAGTGTTCTTGTTAACGGTCAGGGATTGGGGGttgtattatacatattttatgataaaaaaataggCCACTAACCAGCATGGTGtgagaaattaaatatttaagatttagtacttttacttttaaggAATTGAGAAATTCTGCTTGTTAACAATCCTATGACACTAAGATGATGtactgtaatgtttgtgtgtgtttgcctaATGTTGCACATATTGTCCAATGTGTTAACATTGTgactttagaaaaataaatatctatattttatcTTATAACCTGAtattactaaaaatattttaagaagaaagaaatattaatgttataacagtttttatgtttttggttttGGGTTATTCCTTGCCATTATTTACGCAACCATtttatgcatgtatttatgctgaaataaaaaagattattgaCCAGAAACACTATCAGTATTTCTTTCAGTAGACTCAACACCACATATATGAGTCAAAGCATTGAGTAAAAAGCGGGTGCCTCtatttcaacagaacaacattaCACATTCACAACTGGGGCCaaagaggtcagaggtcatagGTTGGCGCCTAGCGACACAAGAGAGCTGTTCTGGTTTTCACTTCACCAAAGAGTCGGCGTTTAGTCCGGCGGTTTTAACCGAGAGCCCTTCAAAAGGTCAGTAGCAATGTTTACATGCCTTCAGCTTCCTCCTGCAAACTACACTGAATATGAAGGTAATAggataaacaacaaacaaaatattttatcttcAATACTCCGTTGATGGTTCTGAGTGAGAGAACCAGATATAAAATCATTCAAATGTGATCCATCCCAGCACTCCTGGCCAAACTATTTcctatgaaaaataaacaatataagtTATCTCAGTTTGTCTGTTCGGCTTCTTATATTTCCACACATTCTCTCTTTCACAGGCAAGTTAATAAGCAAGTCTGAGAATAACCTGCTGACCCCAGATCACATGAGCTTGTGGAGTGAAGAGACTCCTCATGTGACCTCCACCTTGCCAACAAATTTGTTCTCCAACACCCCCATGAGCATCTTCCGCTCTGTGCCGGCGATCACCGTGAGTGAAACTCAGACGGTCAGCAATACACCCGAGAGCCTCTGCTGTGTCGATTCCTTCAGTGATGAACGTTCCCACACTGGTTACAAACCAGCGCAATGTGAAGAACCGCAGGATGATGTCTTTAGAAACTCTGAGGTGGTTTCCTCTCATGCGGATGTGCCCTCAGATAAATTAAGCGAAAGTTCTGGTGTTTTTGAGTCCAACACAACGGACGATTGCAATGTGACATTCGGACAGATTGAGTTTGTTCCTCTGTCGCCTCTACACATTGACAGCACTCTGTTTGAGACCGGACTCGCAGCTGAAAACATGCGTGACGGCTCTCTGTGTTTCGAAGATGAAAGCAAGTGTTACTTGAAGGAGCCTGTCATGCGTTCTCAAGACTGCAGTCAACTGATAGACGCTCTGGACATCCAGAGTCCTGTTCCCTTCAGACGGGACACATCCATCAGGGTTCAGTCCACCCCATACACATCAAGAACACAAACCGCATCCCAGTCGAAAGACCTGAACGCCTCTTCGTTGAGCGCAAACACCGACGAGCCTCAGAATAACACAGACAAACCTCAGAACTCACTCCAAACCAGCCGAATGAAAGTCTCGGACCAgattaaacatttcaacatgATGACCCTgaattcacccaaaaacaaaatgacCCGATCTCCTCTGATGTTCCAGCGGACGCCCGTGCGGCAGTCGGTGAGGAGGATCAACTCTCTGTTCAGAGATGGAAGGACCGGTATGGTCGTGGCCAGTCCGGTTACGAAGGCTGTGAGTTTTGAGAGCGGTTTATACACTAGAGCCAAGCAACAGACAGATGACCCTACATTCACCAAACCTCCAGTTCCTCCTAAGAAACCAGCCGCACGTCACGCCGCCGCGCTAGATGACATCACCAATAGAGCACCAAAGGTGAAGAGTGACACGCTGTCAGCCAATAAAAACACTGCTAGTGAATATCCcaaatctgtctgtctgcacgTGGCTGAGAGCGATGGGACTCGATACAGAGGTTCACCCAGAAACCCGCTGTCGGAGGGCAGACTTCTGGCGGCGACGAAACCCATCGACCTGTAAGACATCGCTCGCATTTCTTCTGCGGGAGATTTGCATCTCTTCAGTGGTCTTAATTTATTTTGCTGGAGTGATGGATTCAGAGGTGAGAGAGACGGCTGTAGATCTCAGCATTGATGAAGAAAGTCATTTCTGAAGTGATTTTTCAGAAGCGATCGCTGGGAATTCATCATTGGATGTTTGTGATGCTGGAGTTTGTATTACTTTAGTTTGCTGAATGAAGACAGATGGTCATGTGAGATGTGTCAGGACTGTATTTAGAGTGAAAATGGCTGTAAGTTtgatttgaaaaagtaaaagtttggttctgttatttatattttatgcaaacATTTGATTTTGTTGCGAAAGTCTTAAAAACAGCATTCTCGTGGTACCTcaagaaaatgtttgaaaatttcAAGCAGTATTATGAACTGTAAGATCCTGAGGTGTTAATATTTTACAGTCTTTTAGGAACACGTTATCCTAATAATTTGCATTTGGACAAAGTGAACTGAAATGTTAAATGGCTCATTTGAGATGGCTTTGTTTTCCACATGGTGGCGCACTGGTGTTTGTCAGGACCacaattcattgaaaaaaaaaacatgtttgctgGACTGTTATGTGACCAAATACAGTGGAAAAGatcaaatgtgtgtttgactgttATTTGCCAAAGGGATAGATTGA
The sequence above is drawn from the Triplophysa dalaica isolate WHDGS20190420 chromosome 15, ASM1584641v1, whole genome shotgun sequence genome and encodes:
- the arhgap11a gene encoding rho GTPase-activating protein 11A isoform X1; translated protein: MRVLERNVVRLAVVQHLRSVYGIKIKNWNKNRNKQTSANSVRVFGAPLESLPHCHVLDYGDLPCFIADVCTSLMDHLDTEGLFRKSGSVVRVKSLRSKLDQGEDCLSTAVPLDIAGLLKQFFRELPEPVLTADLHSAFLKVQELPTEEERTSGTLLLTCVLPEKNLNTLRYFFSFLRSVSLRCAQNKMDSSNLSVIFAPNLFHCGDGVEKMNSSTEKRLKHQAAAVQCLIDNAAALGVVPQFLMEKVPAMLGCDAGMFSPSSVSLEENNTHSDMKKNNRRSLGDVVNGALNKFKTSRTPTNTPQSDRAVFSSATPVIMTPNSKRKLPQESHTHGFSNKKRRSIKKNLGLELLPNALFGGTSTPGSAHSASGVLDLSQNALLSSVGRNTRSSRRKSNRLRGRSVSRVESGKTGCFSPRCAKKEPLRKSLRLRFSLGKSSRESNNITHSQLGPKRSEVIGWRLATQESCSGFHFTKESAFSPAVLTESPSKGKLISKSENNLLTPDHMSLWSEETPHVTSTLPTNLFSNTPMSIFRSVPAITVSETQTVSNTPESLCCVDSFSDERSHTGYKPAQCEEPQDDVFRNSEVVSSHADVPSDKLSESSGVFESNTTDDCNVTFGQIEFVPLSPLHIDSTLFETGLAAENMRDGSLCFEDESKCYLKEPVMRSQDCSQLIDALDIQSPVPFRRDTSIRVQSTPYTSRTQTASQSKDLNASSLSANTDEPQNNTDKPQNSLQTSRMKVSDQIKHFNMMTLNSPKNKMTRSPLMFQRTPVRQSVRRINSLFRDGRTGMVVASPVTKAVSFESGLYTRAKQQTDDPTFTKPPVPPKKPAARHAAALDDITNRAPKVKSDTLSANKNTASEYPKSVCLHVAESDGTRYRGSPRNPLSEGRLLAATKPIDL
- the arhgap11a gene encoding rho GTPase-activating protein 11A isoform X2; translation: MRVLERNVVRLAVVQHLRSVYGIKIKNWNKNRNKQTSANSVRVFGAPLESLPHCHVLDYGDLPCFIADVCTSLMDHLDTEGLFRKSGSVVRVKSLRSKLDQGEDCLSTAVPLDIAGLLKQFFRELPEPVLTADLHSAFLKVQELPTEEERTSGTLLLTCVLPEKNLNTLRYFFSFLRSVSLRCAQNKMDSSNLSVIFAPNLFHCGDGVEKMNSSTEKRLKHQAAAVQCLIDNAAALGVVPQFLMEKVPAMLGCDAGMFSPSSVSLEENNTHSDMKKNNRRSLGVFSSATPVIMTPNSKRKLPQESHTHGFSNKKRRSIKKNLGLELLPNALFGGTSTPGSAHSASGVLDLSQNALLSSVGRNTRSSRRKSNRLRGRSVSRVESGKTGCFSPRCAKKEPLRKSLRLRFSLGKSSRESNNITHSQLGPKRSEVIGWRLATQESCSGFHFTKESAFSPAVLTESPSKGKLISKSENNLLTPDHMSLWSEETPHVTSTLPTNLFSNTPMSIFRSVPAITVSETQTVSNTPESLCCVDSFSDERSHTGYKPAQCEEPQDDVFRNSEVVSSHADVPSDKLSESSGVFESNTTDDCNVTFGQIEFVPLSPLHIDSTLFETGLAAENMRDGSLCFEDESKCYLKEPVMRSQDCSQLIDALDIQSPVPFRRDTSIRVQSTPYTSRTQTASQSKDLNASSLSANTDEPQNNTDKPQNSLQTSRMKVSDQIKHFNMMTLNSPKNKMTRSPLMFQRTPVRQSVRRINSLFRDGRTGMVVASPVTKAVSFESGLYTRAKQQTDDPTFTKPPVPPKKPAARHAAALDDITNRAPKVKSDTLSANKNTASEYPKSVCLHVAESDGTRYRGSPRNPLSEGRLLAATKPIDL
- the arhgap11a gene encoding rho GTPase-activating protein 11A isoform X3, with the protein product MDHLDTEGLFRKSGSVVRVKSLRSKLDQGEDCLSTAVPLDIAGLLKQFFRELPEPVLTADLHSAFLKVQELPTEEERTSGTLLLTCVLPEKNLNTLRYFFSFLRSVSLRCAQNKMDSSNLSVIFAPNLFHCGDGVEKMNSSTEKRLKHQAAAVQCLIDNAAALGVVPQFLMEKVPAMLGCDAGMFSPSSVSLEENNTHSDMKKNNRRSLGDVVNGALNKFKTSRTPTNTPQSDRAVFSSATPVIMTPNSKRKLPQESHTHGFSNKKRRSIKKNLGLELLPNALFGGTSTPGSAHSASGVLDLSQNALLSSVGRNTRSSRRKSNRLRGRSVSRVESGKTGCFSPRCAKKEPLRKSLRLRFSLGKSSRESNNITHSQLGPKRSEVIGWRLATQESCSGFHFTKESAFSPAVLTESPSKGKLISKSENNLLTPDHMSLWSEETPHVTSTLPTNLFSNTPMSIFRSVPAITVSETQTVSNTPESLCCVDSFSDERSHTGYKPAQCEEPQDDVFRNSEVVSSHADVPSDKLSESSGVFESNTTDDCNVTFGQIEFVPLSPLHIDSTLFETGLAAENMRDGSLCFEDESKCYLKEPVMRSQDCSQLIDALDIQSPVPFRRDTSIRVQSTPYTSRTQTASQSKDLNASSLSANTDEPQNNTDKPQNSLQTSRMKVSDQIKHFNMMTLNSPKNKMTRSPLMFQRTPVRQSVRRINSLFRDGRTGMVVASPVTKAVSFESGLYTRAKQQTDDPTFTKPPVPPKKPAARHAAALDDITNRAPKVKSDTLSANKNTASEYPKSVCLHVAESDGTRYRGSPRNPLSEGRLLAATKPIDL